In Actinoplanes lobatus, the DNA window CCAGCCCGTCCTCGATGAGATCGACGAACCTTCTCAGCAGGGGGTTCACGAGTCGGCACGCTATCGGATCATGGCAGTCCCCGGGTGACGAGGGTCAGCAGCCGGTCGAGGCGTCCCTGATCCCCCGGAAGCCGCTCGCTCGCCCACGCCACCGCGTTGACGACGGTCAACATATCGTCCACATCGTCACGGACCCCCGCACGCTTTGACAGGTCTCCGGCGACCGCCCGGATCCGGTCATGGCACTCGGCCAGCGCCGGATCCGCACCCAGCAACTCGGTCGCCACCAGCCCGCGCATCGCGCTCGCGTGCACCGCCACGGCCCGCAGCCAGATCCGCAGCGCCTCGCCCGGCGACGGATGGCCGAGCAGTTCACGCCCGTGATCGACGAGCGCCGCCACGTCCTCCGTGATGATCGCGACGAGCAGCGCCTGCGCCGACGGGAAGTGCCGGTAGAGGGTGCCCGGCCCGACCCCGGCCCGCTGCGCGATCTTGTTGAGCGAGGCGGCCGCACCACGCGCGGTGAACTCCTCCCGCGCCGCGGCCAGCACCCGGTCGCGATTCTGCCGTGCGTCGCTTCTCATCCCACTCTTCCCATCCGGAGAACCTCTCCGTATCGTACCGGAGAACCACTCCGAATAGGGGAACGCCCATGGACATCAGCATCATGATCGGCGACGTACGGGGCCCGGCGACCGCATCCGACCTGAAAGACCAGGTCACCGCCGCCGACGGCCTCGGCGTATGGACGGCGCAGGCCCTCGGCTGGGACGCCCTCACCGCCCTCGTCGTCGCCGGCACCCACGCGCCCGGCATCCGCCTCGGCACCGCGGTCGTCCCGGTCCGGCAACGACATCCGTTACTGCTGGCCGGGCAAGCGCTCTCCGTCCAGGCCGCCACCGGCAACCGCCTCACCCTCGGCATCGGCGCCGGCATCGGCGCGATGACCGGCGGCATGTTCGGCCTCCCCACCGACCAACCCGTCCGCTACCTGCGCGAATACCTATCCATCCTGCTGCCGCTCCTGCGCGGCGAGCCGGTCACCCACACCGGTCGATTTCTGACCAGCATCGGTACGGTCGAACTGCCGGCAACCGCACCCCCACCGGTCCTGCTGGCCGCCCTCGGCCCGGCGATGCTGCGCCTGGCCGGATCGTCCACCGATGGCGCGATCACGTGGATGACCGGTCCACGGACACTGGAGTCGCACGTCGTACCCCTGATCCGCGAAGCGGCCCCCGCTCCCCCGCGCATCGTCGCGGGCCTGCCGGTGTGTGTCACCGGCGACGAGGCCGGCGCGCGCTCCCGCATCGCGGAGCGGTTCGGCATGGCCGGCCAGGTCCCCGAGTACCGCGCGGTTCTCGACCGCGAGGGCGTGACCGGCCCGGCCGACGTCGCGATCGTCGGCGACGAGGAGACGGTGGCACGTGCCGTCCGTCGCCTCGAGGACACCGGCATCACCGAGTTCGCCGCGGCCCCGTTCGGCGATCCGGCCGAACAGCGACGGACCAGCACGTTGCTGCGCGATCTCGCCAGGGTCGATTCGATGACTCACCCCGATGCGAGCCCAGCGCGCCGCAGGCACCGCCCGAACCACGCCGCGGCCCTGGGCCACCCAGCGGATTGACCGCTGACATGCTCTGCCGAATCGCTGTGGCCTGGAGGAACGCCCCCACGGACAGCCTGCGAAGCGGGTCTGTCGACATCGGCATTCCCTCGATCCGATCGACGAAAAACCTCCGGGCACCTACGGCAGAGCACTACTAGGGTGAGGCGATGCGACTGACCAAATTCACCCACGCCTGTGTCCGGATCGAGAACGGCGATCGTCGTCTGTTGATCGATCCGGGCGTGTGGACCGAGGCGGAGGCGTTCGACGGGGTCACGGACATATTGATCACCCATGAACATGACGACCATGTTGACGCCGAACGCATCAATGAGTTGACAGCAACACGTCAACTGCAGATCTTCGCGCCGGAGCCGGTGCTGGCACTACTGCCCACCGCCACGGTGGTCGGCGCCGGCGACGAGTTCAAGGCCGCCGGCTTCGAGGTGACCGCGGTCGGCGGGCAGCACGCCGAGATCATCGACGGACTGCCCGGGTGCACCAACCTCGGCTACGTCGTGGACGGCGTCTACCACCCCGGCGACTCGTACTTCGTACCGGAAACGCCCGTCACCACGCTGCTGGTGCCGGCTTCGGCGCCGTGGGCGAAGCACCGCGAGGCCA includes these proteins:
- a CDS encoding TetR/AcrR family transcriptional regulator, translating into MRSDARQNRDRVLAAAREEFTARGAAASLNKIAQRAGVGPGTLYRHFPSAQALLVAIITEDVAALVDHGRELLGHPSPGEALRIWLRAVAVHASAMRGLVATELLGADPALAECHDRIRAVAGDLSKRAGVRDDVDDMLTVVNAVAWASERLPGDQGRLDRLLTLVTRGLP
- a CDS encoding TIGR03564 family F420-dependent LLM class oxidoreductase; translated protein: MDISIMIGDVRGPATASDLKDQVTAADGLGVWTAQALGWDALTALVVAGTHAPGIRLGTAVVPVRQRHPLLLAGQALSVQAATGNRLTLGIGAGIGAMTGGMFGLPTDQPVRYLREYLSILLPLLRGEPVTHTGRFLTSIGTVELPATAPPPVLLAALGPAMLRLAGSSTDGAITWMTGPRTLESHVVPLIREAAPAPPRIVAGLPVCVTGDEAGARSRIAERFGMAGQVPEYRAVLDREGVTGPADVAIVGDEETVARAVRRLEDTGITEFAAAPFGDPAEQRRTSTLLRDLARVDSMTHPDASPARRRHRPNHAAALGHPAD
- a CDS encoding MBL fold metallo-hydrolase, which encodes MRLTKFTHACVRIENGDRRLLIDPGVWTEAEAFDGVTDILITHEHDDHVDAERINELTATRQLQIFAPEPVLALLPTATVVGAGDEFKAAGFEVTAVGGQHAEIIDGLPGCTNLGYVVDGVYHPGDSYFVPETPVTTLLVPASAPWAKHREAIEMTRAIAPLRAFPIHDRMLSTDVGFANFDAWMDFKSETTYARIALSESADLD